The window GTGCGTATTGCCGAAGACCGCGATGGCCAGCGGTTGGACAACTTCCTGATGGGGTATTTGAAGGGAGCGCCACGCAGCCTGATCTACAAATTGATACGCAGCGGGCAGGTGCGGATCAACGGCGGGCGGGCCAAGGCCGAGCGCAAGCTGGAAGCGGGGGATGAGGTCAGAATCCCGCCTGTTCGCATCGAATTGCCACAAGATGCCGGGCGTTTGCCGCCAAAAGGCATGCTGGACGCGCTCGAAGCGGCGATCGTGTTCGAGGATGCCCGCCTGTTGGCGATCAACAAGCCCTCCGGCGTCGCCAGCCACGGCGGCAGCGGAATCAGCTTCGGCGCGATCGAGACCATGCGCGCGCTGCGCCCCCGCGATAGTCTGGAACTGGTTCATCGACTGGATCGGGATACCTCGGGCCTGCTGGTGTTCGCGAAAAAGCGCTCGGCCCTGACCGAACTGCAGCGATTGCTGCGGGAAGATCATGGATCAGGCATCGAAAAACGCTATCTGGCCCTGCTGCTGGGACGGATGCCGGACGGCACGATGAGCGTGGACGCGCCGCTGCACGTCGGCCTGCGCCAGGGCGGCGAGCGCCACGTCCAGGTCAACGCCATCGGCAAGCCGTCGATCAGCCATTTCCGCGCGCTGGAGCGCCGCGGCGGGCAGAGCTACTGCGAAATCCGCATCGAAACCGGTCGCACCCACCAGATCCGCGTCCACGCCCAGCACATCGGCCATCCGGTGGCGGGGGACGACAAGTACGGCGATGAGGCGGCCAACAGGCGCCTGCGCGAACAGGTGGGGCTGAAGCGGCTGTTCCTGCACGCCTCCACGCTGGAGTTCGCGCTGGACGGCGGCAAGGCGCCGTATTCCCTCAACGCGCCGCTGGCGCCGGAGCTGGTCGAGGTGCTGAACCGGTTGGGGTAGGTGCGGGATCGAGCCGGTTGCCTACGGCAGCCGCTCGATATTCCTAACTCGCCAGCAGGTCGGCCTTCGCCGCACAGATGAAGTCGTTCTCGCTGAGCCCCCCCACGTCGTGGGTGGAGAAGCGCACCACGCAGCGGTCGTAGTGCACCGACAGGTCGGGGTGGTGGTTCTCGGCATTGGCGACGTGCGCCAGCGCGTTCACGAACGACATCGTCCGGTAGTAGTCGGGAAAGGTGAAGGTCTTGCCCAGTGCGTGACCGTCCTCGACCAGGTCCCAGCCCGGCACCTGCGGCAGCAGTTCGCGGATGCGGGCGTCGCCGAGGCGGTGCTCGTGGCCGTGGCGGACGCTGCAGTGCGCTTGCGCGAGGGGAATGAGATCGGCCATGGCGGGCTCTCCGTGCGGGGGCTGAACCGGGTCGCGGGCGCTGCGCGCTGGCGACGCCGCGTGGCTAGAATAGTCGCATGATCCAGATTTCCGAAGCCGCGCAGGCGCATTTCCGCAAGCTGATCGAACGCGAGGCGATTCCGGGGCTCGGCGTTCGCCTGTCGGCGCAGCATCCGGGCACGCCGCGCGCCGACGTGCGCCTGGAGTTCGCCGAAGGCGACGAGTTGAGCGGCGACGAGTGGGCGGTCGATTGCGACGGCTTCACCCTGTGGCTGGACGCCGCCAGCGTCCCCTTCCTCGAGGGCGCGGACATCGATTACGCGACGATGGCCACCGGCGGCCAGCTGCAGATCCGCGCGCCCAGGATCAAGGGCTTCGCGCCGGACGCGGCCGCGTCGCTGCCCGAGCGCGTGCAGTGGGTGATCGACAACGAGATAAATCCGCAGCTGGCGATGCACAAGGGCCACGTCACCCTGACCGAGGTGACGGCGGACGGCATCGTGGTGCTGAACTTCGGCGGCGGCTGCCACGGCTGCAGCATGGTGGACATCACCCTGAAGCAGGGCGTCGAGAAGACCCTGCTGGAGAAGGTGCCGGGCCTCAAAGGTGTGCGCGACGTCACCGACCACGCCAGCGGCAGCGCCCCCTACATGCCGTCGCGCGGCGCGGCCTGACCGACCGGGGCGCGCGTGACGACGGCCGCTGACGTCATCGCCGCGCTCAACCAGCGGCGTCTGCTCAAGCTCGGAAAGCCGGAAGCGGCGGGGGAAATGCCCGCCGGCTGGCAGCGCTGGTTCGACGCGATGCCGCAGGCCGACGCGGGCGCGGCGCGGGCGCGCATCGAGGCGTGGGTGCAGCCGCTCGCGCGCGGCCTTACGTATTCGGCGCAGTCGAAGGCCACCCGCCTGGGGCTGCCGTTCTTCCATTTGCAGCGGCTGGGCCGGCCGGCGGACCCGCGCGACGAGCGCGCGCTGCGGATCGGCGTGGGCGCGGTCGACATCGTGCTGCACGTGCTGCTGGCGGCGCTGCTGCTGTGGCTGATGTATCTGCGCTTCATGGAGCTGTCGAAGCAGGGCGACGAAGAAGACGGATCCGTGGTGCAGGTCGAGTTCATCGGCCGCGGCAATGCCGCGACCGGCGGCGGCGCGCTGGCGAACGCGGGCGCGCAGTCCGCGCAGGCCTCGGCATCGCCCGCGCGCAATCCCGCGCCGACGCCCGCCCCGCAGGCTACGGAAACCCCCGCGCCCGCCGATGCGCCGCCGGCCATCGAGCAGGTGGCGACGCCGGCGCCGCAGGCCATCGACGCCAGCCGCGAAATCCCGCCGCTGGAGCGCACGCCGCCGGCGCCGCCGCAAGCCCGGCAGGTGTTGCAGGTCAGCGAAGTGCCGCAGCCGCAACCGGACGGCTTCAAGCTACCGCCGCCGCGCGAACGCAGCGTCGTCCTGCCGCAGGCGCAATTGCGCGAGGTGCAGCCGCGGCAGCAGGTCGAGACGATCTCCACTCTCGAAACGCAGCCGATCCGCACGCTGCAGCCGACCCAGCGGCAGGTACAGCTGCGCGCGCCGGAGCTGAAGGAGCAGGTGCGCGAGATCGAGGTGTTCACGCCCGACGCCAGCGCGCTGGCCCGCGAACGCGCCGTGCCGGCGGCCAGCGACCGCCAGGCGCAGGTGCAGGTGCCGCAGCTGCGAGGCCAGGTGCGCGAGATTCCGCTGAAAGCCGACGGCGGCGGTACGCCGGCGGCGCAGCCGGGCAATGGCGTCGCCGCCAGTGGCAAGGCGCCGACCGCGAGGAATGGCGCGGACAAGGCCGGCGCCACCGGCGCGGGACAGGCGCAGGCCGGCACCGGCCAGGGTGCGCGCGCCGCGCAGGCCGGCGGACGCGGCGTGACCGCGGCGGGCAGCGGTGCCGGGCCGGGCCTGAAGCCCGCGCCGGGCGGCTGGCCGGGCGCGGCGAAAAGCGATGACTGGGGCGCGTCGAAGCGCAACGTCGCGGGAACCGGCAACGGCAACGGTCGCGACGGCGACGGCAAGTCCGGCCTGTTCAACGGCGACGGCAGTGCGCGCCTGCCGGACGAATGGTCGGATCAGAACGGCGTCGACCTCGACCGCGCCGGCACCTGGCTGAAGCGGCCGGGACTGGAATACAAGGCCACCCGCTTCGACAAGTATTGGATTCCCCAGGGCACGCTGTTGCAGGAATGGGTGCGGCGCGGGATCAAGGAACTGTCGATCCCGATTCCCGGCACCGGCATCAAGCTGAAATGCGTGGTCTCGTTGCTGGCGCTTGGCGGCGGTTGCCTGCCGGTCGATCCGGACGTCAACGAACAGTCCTCGACCGGGCGCGCCGCGCCGGACGTACCGTTCAAGCCGGAACTGCAGGAAGACAACGGCAGCGTGCGCGCGCCGGAACCGGCGGCGAAGCCGGGTGGCTGACGCGTCGCGCGGGTCTTGCACGCATCGGCTTGAACGAAGAAACCAGGCCCGCCGGGAACAGGCTCGATGAATCCTGATGCATTGCGTACCGTTGGCCTGTTCGTCGCCACGGCCCTCGCGGAGATCGTCGGCTGCTATCTGCCCTGGCTCTGGCTCAAGCAAGGCCGCTCTGCCTGGCTTCTCGTTCCCGCCGCGGCGAGCCTCGCCGTCTTCGCATGGCTGCTGACGTTGCACCCGCAACCCGCCGGTCGCGTTTACGCGGCCTACGGCGGCGTCTATATCGGGGTTGCCCTGGTCTGGCTCTGGCGGGTCGACGGAATCAAGCCCACGCCCACGGATTGGCTCGGCGTCGGGCTTTGCTTCCTGGGCATGCTGGTCATCATGTTCGGCCCAAGGCAGGCCTGACGGTTCGTTCAAGCCGCCGCTTCGCGGCACGGCTTGATGCATGCGCCGGATGCGCGATCAGGACTGACGCGGATCGGGATTGCCGTTGCCGCACCTGCGCTCATTCCACGCTGTTCCGGCAGGCGGAATCTCGCTGGCGCGACAAGGACGACGTGCGTGAACCTATGCGCGCCCGCCCAGCGACTGCACCATCAGCGCGCGCAGTGCCGCGTCGTCACCCCCGCGCGGCGGCGCGACTTCGGCGAGCGAGAAGCCGCGCGCCAGCGCGTCGTCCTCGTCCAGCCCGTCGTATTCCACGAACTCGGCGTCCATCAGCGCGGCGCGCGCGGTGTCCACGCTGTCATAGGGCAGGGTGGCGCCGTCGCTGTCGAACACCTCGGCGGTGCCGGCGTCCAGTTCGCGCAGGCGCGCCCAGACCACGGTGCGGCCCAGCGTCGCCAGCCACCAGCTGTCCTGCGTCGATTGGTTCATGACAAGGCCTTTCCGATGATCCAGAGTACGCCGCCCATCGCGATGCCGCCGAGGATGACCAGCAGCGAGATCCGCGACGGCGTGGCCAGCCCCGACAGGTTGCGGTCCGGGGTGGTGCGATAGCCGGCGCGCAGCAGCCACCACAGCGCCGACGGCTTGAGGAATGCGCCTTCGCCGAGCTGCGCGTCGAGCTGCGGATGGCGGTCGCGCACGTGCACCAGCGTCAGCGGCCAGAAGATCACGAACGCGGTGGCGCCGGCGATCGCGGTGGCGAACGCGCTCAGCGCCAGGAACAGGACGAGGTCGGCGTCCATCAGAACTCCGCCGAACCCGGCGCGCGCGGGTAGGCGATGGCGTCGCGGATGTTGGCGAGGCCGCAGACGTAGACCACCAGCCGCTCGAAGCCCAGCCCGAAGCCGGCGTGCGGCACCGTGCCGTAGCGGCGGAAGTCGCGGTACCAGCCGTAATGCGCCGGGTCGAGGCCGAACTGCGCCATGCGCGCGTCCAGCACGTCCAGGCGCTCCTCGCGCTGGCTGCCGCCGATGATTTCGCCGATGCCGGGCGCCAGCACGTCCATCGCGGCGACGGTCCTGCCGTCGTCGTTGATGCGCATGTAGAACGCCTTGATCTGCTCGGGATAGTTCATGACCACCACCGGGCGGCCGACGTGTTCCTCGGTCAGCCAGCGCTCGTGCTCGGTCTGCAGGTCGAGGCCCCATTCGACCGGGAAGTCGAACTTCTTGCCGGACTTCTGCAGCAGCGAAATCGCGTCGGTGTAGTCGATGCGCTCGAACGGCGCGTTGAGGAAACCTTCCAGACGGGTGACCGCGTCCTTCTGCACGCGCTCGGCGATGAAGGCCATGTCGTCGGCGCGCTCGTCCAGCACCGCCTTGAACAGGTACTTGAGGAAATCCTCGGCGAGGTTGGCGTCGTCGTTGAGGTCGGCGAAGGCGATCTCCGGCTCGATCATCCAGAACTCGGCCAGATGGCGCGTGGTGTTGCTGTTCTCGGCGCGGAAGGTCGGGCCGAAGGTATAGACCTTGCTCAAGCTGAGGCAGTACGCCTCGACGTTGAGCTGGCCGGACACGGTGAGGAAGGTTTCCTTGCCGAAGAAGTCGCGGCTGAAGTCCACGTTGCCCTTGCCGTCGCGCGGCAGGTTCGCCATGTCCAGCGTGGAGACGCGGAACATCTGGCCCGCGCCTTCGGCGTCGCTGGTGGTGATGATCGGCGTGCTGATCCAGTAGAAGCCGCGCTCGTGGAAGAAGCGGTGCACCGCCTGCGCGAGGCAATGGCGAATGCGCGTCACCGCGCCGAACAGATTGGTGCGCGGGCGCAGGTGGGCGAATTCGCGCAGGTATTCCAGCGAGTGCTGCTTGGGCTGCATCGGATAGGTCAGCGGGTCTTCCACCCAGCCGACGACTTCGATACCGGAGGCCTGCACCTCGAAGCTCTGTCCCTGGCCCTGCGACTTCACCAGCGTGCCGGTGGCGATCACCGCGCAGCCGGTGGTCAGGTGCTTCACCTCCGATTCGTAGTTGGGCAGCGCATCGGTCGCGACCACCTGGATCGGCGCGAAGCAGGAACCGTCGCTGACGTTGACGAAGCTCAGTCCGGCCTTGGAGTCGCGGCGCGTGCGCACCCAGCCGCGCACGGAAACCTGGCCGCCTTCCGGCACGTGCCCGGCCAGCGCCTGGGCCACGGAGATCGTCGTCATCTTGAAATCCTGCGTTGCAAGCATGAAATAGAAGGGGAAGTTTACCGGAGCTACAATCCCCGCATGGCCGTCACCCTCTCCGATTCCGCCCGCGACCGCATCCGCGGCTACCTCGATGCCGACCCGAAGGCGTTGGGCCTGCGCTTCGGCGTGACCCGCAACGGCTGCTCCGGCTGGGGCTACAAGGTGGACATGGCGCGCGAGCAGGCCGCCGACGACGTGGTGTTCGACGCCGACGGCGTGCGCATCTACGTGGACGCCGTCAGCCTGCCGCAGGTGGACGGCACCCGCATCGACTTCGCCCAGCAGGGCCTGAACGCGCAGTTCACCTTCGACAACCCCAACGTCACCGGCGGCTGCGGCTGCGGTTCGAGCTTCACCACCGACGCCGGCAAATAGGGCCCGCAAGCCCGCGGTTTGCGCATAACCCCTTGATTCGCCATAATGGGCGGCTCCCGCTTGCGGGAGGCTCTTGCCCGAACGCGCCTGTCCGAACCTCGGCAGGTGGCCGAGGGCTGTCCGGCGGGCATCGCGCCTGCCGCCATCCACAAGGAAACCACCATGCGTCACTACGAAATCGTGTTCCTGGTCCATCCGGACCAGAGCGAGCAGGTCCCGGCGATGATCGAGCGCTACAAGAGCGCGATCGAAGCCGGCAACGGCAAGATCCACCGCCTGGAAGACTGGGGCCGCCGCCAGCTGGCCTACCCGATCCAGAACCTGGTGAAGGCGCACTACGTGCTGATGAACATCGAGGCCGAGCAGTCCGTGCTGGACGAGCTGGTCGACACGTTCCGCTTCAACGACGCGATCCTGCGCCATCTGGTCATGCGTCGCGACGACGCCGTGACCGAGCAGTCCCTGATCATGAAGAACAAGGACGAGAAGGGCGACAAGCCCGAGCGTCGCCGCCGCGACGACGACAGCGACAGTGCCGTGGGCACTGGCGACAACGAAAACGCCGAAGCCGCCTGAGGAGCACGTCCATGTCCAAGTTCTTCCGCCGCCGCAAGTTCTGCAAGTTCACCGCCGAAGGCGTGACCGAGATCGACTACAAGGATCTCAACACCCTGCGCCAGTACCTGACCGAGACCGGCAAGATCGTGCCGAGCCGCATCACCGGCACCAAGTCCAAGTACCAGCGCCAGCTCCAGAACGCCGTCAAGCGCGCGCGTTTCCTGGCGCTGATCCCGTACACGGACAACCACAACGTCTGATTCCTTCCGTCCATTCGGACAGCAACCGTTGCGGCGCAGCGCGCGCCGCTAACGAATACGGAGCAACACCATGCAACTGATCCTCCTGCAGAAGGTCACCAACCTCGGCAACCTCGGCGACAAGGTCGACGTGAAGCCGGGCTACGGCCGCAACTTCCTGGTCCCGCAGGGCAAGGCCGTGCCGGCCACCGCCGCCAACCTGGCCGAGTTCGAGGCCAAGCGCGCCGATTACGAAGCCAAGGCCGCCGCCACGCTTGACGCTGCCAGCGCCCGCCAGGCCAAGCTGACCGACGCCAGCGTGACCATCGCCGCCAACTCGTCCACCGAAGGCAAGCTGTACGGCTCGGTCGGCCCGCGCGAAATCGCGGAAGCCCTGACCAAGCAGCTGGGCGTCGAAGTGAACAAGTCGGAAGTGGTGATGGGCGAAGGCCCGCTGCGCCACACCGGCGAGTTCGAGGTGCACGTGCACCTGCACGCCGACGTCGACACCACCGTCAAGGTGGTGGTGGTGCCGGAAGCCGCCTGATCCATTCCAGGCAGCAACATCGCGACGGGCGCCGCAAGGCGCCCGTTTCGTTTTTGCGGGATGCCGGCCGGTCATTGGAGGCGGCGAGCCCGGCCCGGGTGCGGGACACGCCGCAAGTACGTCCATGTAGGCTAATCGGCGACATCCATGTCGCCGATTGTCCCGCGCCCGGGCCGGGCTCGCCGCCTCCAATGCCGTGGCGGTCGTCATCGCGGCTGGTGAGATTCCCACCGGTTATCCACACACTTATCTGCAACCGCCCGCGGCCATCCCCGACTACGATGACCGCTTCCATCCGACAACGACAAACGGCTTGTCACAACCGGCCGCGATTGAACATGCAAGGGGAGTCACGCAGCCGATGAGCGTCAAGCCGGGATTCCGCCCCGATTCCAGTTTCCAGACCCGCAACGAACAGCGCATCGAACAGCTGCGGGTGCCGCCGCAGTCGGTGGAAGCCGAGCAGGCGGTGCTGGGCGGGCTGATGCTGGACCCGAGCGCGTTCGATCGCGTCGCCGACCAGCTGGTGCACGAGGATTTCTATCGTCGCGACCACCAGCTGATCTACCGCGCCATCCGCGAACTGGTGGAAAAGAACCGGCCCTGCGACGCGGTGACGGTGGGCGAGTGGTTCGACTCGCAGGGTCTCGCCGAACAGGTGGCCGGCGGCGCGTATCTGGTCGAACTGGCAGCCAGCACGCCCAGCGCGGCCAACATCAAGGCCTACGCCGAGATCGTCCGCGACAAGGCGGTGCAACGCAAGCTGATCGACGTCGGCACCGCGATCGTCAACGACGGCTTCCAGCCGGAAGGCCGCGACTCCGGCGAACTGCTGGCCAAGGCCGAGCAGGAAGTGTTCGCCATCGCCGAGGGCCATTCGCGCGGTAAGCAGGACTTCGTGCCGGTGCGGCGCGCGCTGGCCGAGGCGTTCGAGGTGCTGCAGAAGCGCGCCGAGAACGGCAGCGGCGTCACCGGCCTGCCGACCGGCTACGTCGAGTTCGACCAGATGACCGCAGGCCTGCAGCCCACCGACCTGGTGATCCTCGCGGCGCGCCCGGCGATGGGCAAGACCACCTTCGCGCTCAACATCGCCGAGTACGGCGCGCTGAAGTCGAAGAAGGCGGTGGCGGTGTTCTCGATGGAAATGTCCGCCGCGCAGCTGGCGCTGCGCCTGATTTCCTCGCTGGGCCGGGTGAACGCCACGCGGCTGAAGACCGGCGACTTGGAGGACGAGGACTGGAGCCGCGTCACCGGCGCCATCGCGCAGATGAACGGGGTCAAGATCTTCATCGACGACACGCCCGGCCTGTCGCCCGAGGTGCTGCGCGCCAAGTCGCGCCGGCTCAAGCGCGAGAACGATCTCGGCCTGATCGTGATCGACTACCTGCAGCTGATGCAGGTGCCCGGCAACAGCGAGAACCGCGCCACCGAGATTTCCGAGATCAGCCGCTCGCTGAAGGGGCTGGCGAAGGAGCTGAACGTGCCGGTGATCGCGCTGTCGCAGCTCAACCGCTCGCTGGAATCGCGCACCGACAAGCGCCCGGTGATGGCCGATCTGCGCGAATCCGGCGCGATCGAGCAGGATGCGGACATGATCGTGTTCATCTACCGAGACGAGTACTACAACAAGGAAAACTCGCCGGACAAGGGCCTGGCCGAGATCATCATCGGCAAGCACCGAAACGGCCCCACCGGCAGCTTCAAGCTGAAGTTCTTCGGCGAGTACACGCGCTTCGACAACCTCGCCCACGACACCATCGGCAGTTTCGAATAAACCCATGCCGGACGTTGGCTAGGCAGCCGCGTCCGCGCGTGGTCGAATAGCGCCCATGAGCGATCTGATGAGTCAGCGTCCGACCCGCATCGTGGTCGACCTGGACGTGCTGGGCGGCAACCTGCGCGCGATCCGCGCGCACGTCGGCGTGCCGGTGATGGCCATCGTCAAGGCCAACGCCTACGGCCACGGGCTGGTGCCGGTGGCGCACCACCTGCAGGCGCAGGGCGTGGAGCAACTGGGCGTGGCCTTCGTCGAGGAGGGCATGGCGCTGCGCCGCGCCGGCATCACCGTGCCGATCCTGGTGCTGGGCGGCATCCTCGGCCGGCAGGTGGCGCAGCTGATCCAGCACGACCTGGAAATCACCGTGTCCTCGCTGGACAAGCTGCGCAAGGTCGAGGCCGCCGCCGAGCGGCTGGGCCGCAAGGCGGTGATCCACCTGAAGATCGACACCGGCATGGAACGCATCGGCGTGCACAGCTATTCCTGCGCGCCGATGATCGAGGCGGCGGTGGCCTCGCAATGGTGCGAGATCAAGGGCGTGTACTCGCACCTGGCCTGCGCCGACGATCCCGCATCAAAGATGACCGCGCAGCAGCTGGAGCGGTTCCTCGATGCTTGCGCGCATTTCGAGCGCATCGGCGCGCCGATGCCGATCCGCCACCTCGCCAATTCCGGCGGCGTGCTGCACTACCCGGAGACGTGGCTGGACATGGTGCGGCCCGGGATCATGCTCTACGGCGTGCTGCCCGATCCGGCGGCGCACCGCACGGTGGACGTGAAGCCGGCGCTGTCGCTGATCTCGCAGGTGGTCTATTTCAAGACCGTGCCGGCCGGGCATCCGGTCGGCTACGGCGCGACCTGGGCGCCGGAGCGCGACACCCACATCGTCACCGTGCCGATCGGCTACGGCGACGGCTATCCGCGCGCGCTGTCCAACTGCGGCGAAGTGCTGATCCGCGGCCGGCGCCGGCCGATCGTGGGGCGGCTGTGCATGGACCAGTTCATGGTCGATCTCGGCCCGGACGGCAGCGCCTACGTCGAGGACGACGTGGTGCTGATCGGCACCCAGGACGGCGAGACGATCAGCGTCGAGGACGTGGCCCGGCGCGCCGGGACCATCGGCTACGAAATCCTGACCCGGCTCAACGAGCGCGTGCCGCGCGAATACCGCAGCCGCTGACGCGCCGTCCGCGTTGACCGTCCGCAAGGCGGCGTGATTCACTCGCCGGACGCCCGGGGAGAGTCGAATGAGCACGTCGAAGCCGCGTCTGAAGCGTCCAGCGGAACCGCCCGGCAAACGGCGCGCCAGGCGCGAGCCGATGTCGCGCGTCGACACCGCCTGGCTGCGGATGGAGCGACCGACCAACCCGATGATGATCACCGGCGTGCTGATGTTCGCCGAGCCGATGCAGCTTGCGCAGCTGAAGAAGGTGATACAGCAGCGCTTCTTGTCCTATGCGCGGTTCCGGCAGAAGCCGGTGGACGGCGCGGCCGGCGCGCAGTGGGTGGAGGACGAGCATTTCGACCTCGACTGGCACGTGCGCCTGTCCGGGCTGCCGGGCCGGCCCGGCAAGGTGGCGGAAAAGCGCGCGCTGGAACGCTTCGTCAGCCAATTGGCGTCCAGCCCGCTCGATCCCACCAAGCCGCTGTGGCAGTTCCACCTGGTCGAGCGCTACCAGGGTGGTTCGGCGGTGGTGGCGCGCATCCACCACTGCTACGCCGACGGCATCGCGCTGGTGCAGGTGCTGCTGTCGCTGACCGACACCAGCCGCGAATCGTCCTCGGGCTCGCGCCTCGACAAGAGCTGGCTCAAGCACGAGGCCGCGCCGGTCGCGCGCCGCGTCGGCGCGATGGAGCGCTACATGAAGCTCGGCGGCAAGGCGCTGGAGCAGGGCATGGCGATGATGCAGGACCCGTCGCTGGCCACGCTGCTGGCGAAGGAGGGCGGCGACATCGCGCGCGAGCTGGTCTATGCGCTGTCGCTGCCGGACGATCCGCCCTCGCTGCTGCGTGGCCGCCTCGGCGTGAGCAAGCGCGTGGCCTGGGCCGAGCCGCTCGATCTGGAAGAAGTCAAAGCGGTGGGCCGCGCCTGCGATTGCACCGTCAACGATGTGCTGATGGCGGCCGCCGCCGGTGCGCTGCGCGGCTACATGCGCGAGCGCGGCGAAGCGCTGGAGGGCATGAGCCTGCGCGCCACCGTGCCGGTCAACCTGCGCCCGCTGGAACACGCGAAGAAGCTCGGCAACCACTTCGGTCTGGTCTTCCTCGACCTTCCGGTGGGCGAGGACAACCCGCTGCGCCGCCTGCGCCGCGTGGCCGACTGCATGAACCAGCTCAAGCAGTCGCGCCAGGCCATCGTCGCCTACGGCCTGCTGGCCGCGCTCGGCATCGCCCCGCAGCCGGTGCAGGAACTGGCGCTGGAGATGTTCAGTCGCAAGGCCAGCGCGGTGGCGACGAACGTGCCCGGTCCGCAGCAGCCGCTGTACATGGCCGGCTGCACGCTGCGCGACATCATGTTCTGGGTGCCGCAGACCGGCTCGATCGGGCTGGGCCTGTCGATCCTCAGCTATCGCGGCAAGGTGCACTTCGGGCTGATCGCCGACGCGCGCCTGATCCCCGACCCGGACGCGGTGGTGCGCCGCTTCGGCGAGGAGTTCGACAAGCTCTTGTACCTCACGATGATGGGCGGCTGGGACGCGCCGCTGGACGCCGAAGCGGCGGAGGCGCTGCTGCAAGACGCAACCGCGGCTTAACGGAACGGCGCCCGTTCACATTCAGGCCACGAACCGCCGCCTAGCCTCTGTCCGGCATCGCCACCCGCGCCATTCCAGACGAGGAGTTCCCGCATGAAACCCCAATTCAAGCTTGCGATCCTGGGCGTGTGCCTGGCCGCGTTCACCGCCGGCTGCGCCACCTACACCGGGCAGACCAACGACCCGAACGATCCCAACCGCACCAAGCGCGGCGCCCTGATCGGCGCGGCCATCGGTGCCGCCGCCGGCCTGCTCAGCGGCGACAGCGCGGTGGAGCGCCGCCAGCATGCGATGGTGGGCGCGGGCATCGGCGCGCTTGCGGGCGGCGCTGTCGGCGTCTACCAGGACCGGCAGGAAGCCGAGCTCCGCCGCGCCACCGCTGGCACCGGCGTGGACGTGAGCCGCGACGGCGACGTCATTAAGCTCAACCTGCCGGACGGCGTGACCTTCGACTTCAACAAGACCGACGTCAAGCCGCAGTTCTACCCGGC is drawn from Thermomonas brevis and contains these coding sequences:
- a CDS encoding RluA family pseudouridine synthase; its protein translation is MRIAEDRDGQRLDNFLMGYLKGAPRSLIYKLIRSGQVRINGGRAKAERKLEAGDEVRIPPVRIELPQDAGRLPPKGMLDALEAAIVFEDARLLAINKPSGVASHGGSGISFGAIETMRALRPRDSLELVHRLDRDTSGLLVFAKKRSALTELQRLLREDHGSGIEKRYLALLLGRMPDGTMSVDAPLHVGLRQGGERHVQVNAIGKPSISHFRALERRGGQSYCEIRIETGRTHQIRVHAQHIGHPVAGDDKYGDEAANRRLREQVGLKRLFLHASTLEFALDGGKAPYSLNAPLAPELVEVLNRLG
- a CDS encoding 4a-hydroxytetrahydrobiopterin dehydratase encodes the protein MADLIPLAQAHCSVRHGHEHRLGDARIRELLPQVPGWDLVEDGHALGKTFTFPDYYRTMSFVNALAHVANAENHHPDLSVHYDRCVVRFSTHDVGGLSENDFICAAKADLLAS
- a CDS encoding NfuA family Fe-S biogenesis protein — translated: MIQISEAAQAHFRKLIEREAIPGLGVRLSAQHPGTPRADVRLEFAEGDELSGDEWAVDCDGFTLWLDAASVPFLEGADIDYATMATGGQLQIRAPRIKGFAPDAAASLPERVQWVIDNEINPQLAMHKGHVTLTEVTADGIVVLNFGGGCHGCSMVDITLKQGVEKTLLEKVPGLKGVRDVTDHASGSAPYMPSRGAA
- a CDS encoding YnfA family protein yields the protein MRTVGLFVATALAEIVGCYLPWLWLKQGRSAWLLVPAAASLAVFAWLLTLHPQPAGRVYAAYGGVYIGVALVWLWRVDGIKPTPTDWLGVGLCFLGMLVIMFGPRQA
- the asnS gene encoding asparagine--tRNA ligase, with the translated sequence MTTISVAQALAGHVPEGGQVSVRGWVRTRRDSKAGLSFVNVSDGSCFAPIQVVATDALPNYESEVKHLTTGCAVIATGTLVKSQGQGQSFEVQASGIEVVGWVEDPLTYPMQPKQHSLEYLREFAHLRPRTNLFGAVTRIRHCLAQAVHRFFHERGFYWISTPIITTSDAEGAGQMFRVSTLDMANLPRDGKGNVDFSRDFFGKETFLTVSGQLNVEAYCLSLSKVYTFGPTFRAENSNTTRHLAEFWMIEPEIAFADLNDDANLAEDFLKYLFKAVLDERADDMAFIAERVQKDAVTRLEGFLNAPFERIDYTDAISLLQKSGKKFDFPVEWGLDLQTEHERWLTEEHVGRPVVVMNYPEQIKAFYMRINDDGRTVAAMDVLAPGIGEIIGGSQREERLDVLDARMAQFGLDPAHYGWYRDFRRYGTVPHAGFGLGFERLVVYVCGLANIRDAIAYPRAPGSAEF
- a CDS encoding HesB/IscA family protein, which translates into the protein MAVTLSDSARDRIRGYLDADPKALGLRFGVTRNGCSGWGYKVDMAREQAADDVVFDADGVRIYVDAVSLPQVDGTRIDFAQQGLNAQFTFDNPNVTGGCGCGSSFTTDAGK
- the rpsF gene encoding 30S ribosomal protein S6 is translated as MRHYEIVFLVHPDQSEQVPAMIERYKSAIEAGNGKIHRLEDWGRRQLAYPIQNLVKAHYVLMNIEAEQSVLDELVDTFRFNDAILRHLVMRRDDAVTEQSLIMKNKDEKGDKPERRRRDDDSDSAVGTGDNENAEAA
- the rpsR gene encoding 30S ribosomal protein S18 gives rise to the protein MSKFFRRRKFCKFTAEGVTEIDYKDLNTLRQYLTETGKIVPSRITGTKSKYQRQLQNAVKRARFLALIPYTDNHNV
- the rplI gene encoding 50S ribosomal protein L9 → MQLILLQKVTNLGNLGDKVDVKPGYGRNFLVPQGKAVPATAANLAEFEAKRADYEAKAAATLDAASARQAKLTDASVTIAANSSTEGKLYGSVGPREIAEALTKQLGVEVNKSEVVMGEGPLRHTGEFEVHVHLHADVDTTVKVVVVPEAA
- a CDS encoding replicative DNA helicase codes for the protein MSVKPGFRPDSSFQTRNEQRIEQLRVPPQSVEAEQAVLGGLMLDPSAFDRVADQLVHEDFYRRDHQLIYRAIRELVEKNRPCDAVTVGEWFDSQGLAEQVAGGAYLVELAASTPSAANIKAYAEIVRDKAVQRKLIDVGTAIVNDGFQPEGRDSGELLAKAEQEVFAIAEGHSRGKQDFVPVRRALAEAFEVLQKRAENGSGVTGLPTGYVEFDQMTAGLQPTDLVILAARPAMGKTTFALNIAEYGALKSKKAVAVFSMEMSAAQLALRLISSLGRVNATRLKTGDLEDEDWSRVTGAIAQMNGVKIFIDDTPGLSPEVLRAKSRRLKRENDLGLIVIDYLQLMQVPGNSENRATEISEISRSLKGLAKELNVPVIALSQLNRSLESRTDKRPVMADLRESGAIEQDADMIVFIYRDEYYNKENSPDKGLAEIIIGKHRNGPTGSFKLKFFGEYTRFDNLAHDTIGSFE